The region TTTATGTTTTAATATTTCCGTTGCTGGCTGCACTTCCTTATGCAGACGCTTATGCCCAAGATTATAATTCAGGACTTATAAAATCAATTTTAACAAAGGTTAAAAAGCGTAGATATCTTAATATCCGTTTTATGGTTAATTTTATTGTAGGTGGAGCGATAGCCATATTCCCGCCTGTTATCAATTTTTTATTGGAAATGATGGCTTTTCCGTTAATAGAAAACAGTATGTACTATGGCATGAATTTGGTTGGAGTGGATTCATTTACACCGGGTCTTTTTTATAATTACCCTTTTTTATACATACTGGTCAGAGTAATTATGTTGTTTTTATTGGGGGGAATGCTTGCATCTCTTGGGCTGGCTTTATCGACTGCCGTGAAAAACAGATATGTAATTCTTGTTTTTCCTTTTTTGGTTTTTATGGGACTTGACGTATTGTTTGTCAGTATAGGTTACGTTAATTATTCTATTTCCATGATGTATTTATTTGATGTCCCTTTTCATTGGGGGTTTCCTTTTTATTTACTAATTGGAACAAGCGGAAGTTATGTATGGTATAAAATTGCCGGTGAAAAAAATGAAACGATTTAATATCATACGTATATCGTGCCTCGGACTATTGTCCATCAAAAGGATTTGGATTATTGGCTTACTTTATTGTTTTGCAGTTCTGTGTTGTCTATTGCTCATCTCCAAACAAGGAGCTTGGTCTGAATGGGGTATTTTCGACTTAGTTGCTGATATTGGTGGGCTTTTGGGCAGTACAAATTTAAATATGTTTCTTATTGCGGCCATTCCTTTTCTTGTGATTGTCTTGACGAGATTTGTTGATGAAAGTGAGCGAAGCGGATTTTTGTTGGCATTAAAGTCACGTTTTCATATATGGCATGTGCAAGTGGCTTCAGCAATTATGATTTCTTTTATGTTTACGTTGTTTGTTTTGGCAATTTCTTATATTGGTGGCGGGCTGCTGATTGGATTTGAGAATACCTGGCTTCAGGAAAGCGGTTCAATTGGTCAAGTAATCGGTGAGAATGGAAACTTTAAAAAAATAGTTGGGAATTTGGATGCAAATAGAATTATGGCTGTGTTATTTATTACCAAATTTCTTGGTTTTCTCTTGATTTCTTTTTTGGTGCTATTTCTAAAGCAAATTATAAAAAATGGCGCCTTAATAATGATTATTCTGGTTATCCTTGCAGGTATTGATTATGCAGCTTTATTGCCGGTGAAAATTTTTGTTGGAACCGCGGTGTTAACGCTTAAAGACTGGGTGAATCCATCTATTACACTATTTCACTGCAGCTACCTGTTAATTGTGTCATTGGTTTTGTATGGAATCACCGGGTTAATCTTTCAAAGAAAGGACTTCCATTCATGACCATCAAAGGTTTTTTTAAGCTGCTTTTTCGTGATTTAATCAACAGTTGGCAATATGGGAAGTTTAAATACATTGCCTTTTTTATCATGATTATATTTTTGTCAGTCATGAAAAGTCTGCAAATAAAACAATTTGATGCAAGCAGTGTCGGCACCTTTTTTCTGTTACTTCAGGATAATGGGTATATCAAGCATATTACTGATTATCAAATCCCATTTTATTGGAACTTTATTCAATTTTTTATTCTCTTTTTGATTGGCGATTATTTATTTTATGATTCGCAAAAAAATAAAACCTACGCATTAATTCGAAGTGGTTCAAGGACTGCTTTTATTTCAGCAAAAATTGGTTGGATTATAATACAGAATACGATAATAGTGATATTCCTATTTTTGGCCATTTATATTTCATCTGGAATAATTTTTGGTGATTTTTCGATAGATTGTTCTGATTATTTTCTAAATAGGATTCAACCATTCATGAATATATCAACATCACCTGTGAAGCTATTGGTTCAACTGTTGGTTGGTTTTATCCTATCAAGTGTTGTGCTGTCAGGCATCATATTGTTAGGGATGCAGTTTTTTGAGAAGATATCGGTGTTTTTCAGTGTGATTATTTTGTGTAGTATATCAACTTTTTATGGAGGTAAATGGTTACCGGCCGTACATTCTATGATTTTGAAACACCAAATTTTTATTCAGGATTACAGTCTGACGTTTCGCTTTTCTATAATTTACTGTATATGCTTCTATATCATTTTGGGTATTGCTGTTGTATTAGCGTTTAGAAGAAAGGATCACTATTAAAGGGGGATTATCAATGGCAGATTCAGCCTTCCTGCAAGTGAGTCAACTGTCAAAAGCTATAAAGAAAGAACCTATTTTGCAAGATATTAATTTATCATTAAACAAAGGCAGTATTTATGGGTTCAGGGGTAAAAATGGTTCCGGGAAAACCATGCTGTTCAGGGCGTTGTGCGGCTTGATTCTTCCATCCAAAGGAACAGTTAAGGTCGATAGTCAAATACTTGGTGAAGAGATCTCATTTCCACCGAGTGTTGGCGTATTAATAGAGAATCCGGGTTTTTTAAATGGTTATACTGGTTTTAAAAATTTGAAGTTACTCGCTGATTTAACTGGAAAAATCAGTGATGAACGCATTAAGGAATCGATACGCATAGTGGGTCTGGATCCGGAAGATAAGCGAAAGTATCGTAAATATTCTCTGGGGATGAAGCAAAGGTTGGGAATTGCCCAGGCGATTATGGAAGAGCCTGAACTTATCATTCTGGATGAACCGACCAATGCGCTCGATTCTGATGGTGTAGAAGAGTTTAAAGCATTATTATTAAAATTAAAGTCTAAAAATAAATGTATATTATTGGCAAGTCATGATAAGGATGAACTCAACTTTCTTTCAGATACCATCTATTTAATGGAGAATGGTAAAATTATGGATACATATGACATGCAGGGTGAAGAAGATGAGTAAAAAGAAATGGATTCTGGTCGTTTTATCAGTAATGCTGGTCATTGCATGGGGGGTTAGGGTCTATCAGGTTAATGCAGGTGTAGCAACAGAGTATAAAATCAAAACCTATAAGCTTGGAGAAGAAATAAATTTAGACAATGCAAGTATACAAGTCAAAAGTGCATCGTATGGCAAAACAGAAGTGGAAAATAATTATGAGTCAGTACCGTTTACGATCGAAATGGAAGTCCGTAATTTATCCGATAAAAAAATAGATGTCATGCATCTGATAACAGCCAAATTGGGATATGGACTGGAATATTTTCAGACAAGGGATGGCAAATTTGATGTAGAAAAATTACGCGGTTTAGAACCGGGGATGTCAACCAAAATTGTATTGGTTTATCACGTTTCGCCTAAATATAAGGGTGACCAAGCAAAAATATACTTTAACCAGCGTTTGTATGAAAAAAAGGTTAAGCAAAAGTATAAAAAAGGGTACAGAATTGGAATAGCAATTCAATTGTAAAGTATTGGATACATGAATCATACTTCTGTGTTAAAGGCATATTGGAAAGATACTTAGTCCCCCTGATTAGCAAAATACGGTTATGTGGATGATAACTTACTAAACAACTTTGACTGTTCAACAATATAATATCGGCTAATATCAGATCAGAAAGACTGTTCCGCTAACGGGCGCGATTATCTAATAAGAATCGCGCCACAATCGTATATAAGGGACATTTAATTAAATAATTAATTCTGGAGCCTTATGAAATTTGCGATACTTGTTATCTGGTTAATGAAGCGCAGGTTGACTAAATAGAAAGTCATATTATAGAGGGTTAATAAAAACCCATTTGAAAGTTGCCTCGATTTTTTTGAGGCGCTTTTTAATTGTTGCCAAAAATTGAAACTGAAAAGGATTAGTAAAATACAAAAATAGTTGTGCTAACCCAGTCTGAATGGTTTACATATTAGTTTCAGATGGATCCCTTTGCATTCCTGCACAATGGGTCATAGTTAACAGCTTTCTTAACCATCCCATACACCCTCTCCCGATAATATTAATGAGTAAAGTTTCTTTTGTTTAAGAGTAAATAATTTATTTGACAAACAACAAATAAAACGATAATGTTAGTAAGTAATAACTTACATTATAAGTTGTGTTACTTACAGGGGGGGATGACAAATGAAGATACTGAAATTTATTGCAAACGGAATCGTGAAGTATCCAATTAAAGTGTTAACAATAACGATAGTCGTTATTTTATTATTTGCCGTTGGAGTACAGCAGGTAGAATTGGCAACAGGCAACAACACACTTATTGAGGAGGATACCGAGGTCTATCAGAATAACCAAACATTGGAACGAGAGTTTGGCGGTGAATCGATAATTGTGCTGTATGAGGCTGATAATAAGTCCAGTCTATTGACACCTGAAACATTGCACCAAATGGAAAACCTTGAAAGTCAGTTGAGCAGTCAAGATGGTATTTATACAATTGTCGGTCCTCATACGGC is a window of Virgibacillus ihumii DNA encoding:
- a CDS encoding ATP-binding cassette domain-containing protein translates to MADSAFLQVSQLSKAIKKEPILQDINLSLNKGSIYGFRGKNGSGKTMLFRALCGLILPSKGTVKVDSQILGEEISFPPSVGVLIENPGFLNGYTGFKNLKLLADLTGKISDERIKESIRIVGLDPEDKRKYRKYSLGMKQRLGIAQAIMEEPELIILDEPTNALDSDGVEEFKALLLKLKSKNKCILLASHDKDELNFLSDTIYLMENGKIMDTYDMQGEEDE